In Thioclava sp. GXIMD2076, one DNA window encodes the following:
- a CDS encoding cytidine deaminase: MTLLDAARKVRENAYVPYSNFKVGAALRTASGTVYVGVNVENVAYPEGTCAEAGAIAAMVAAGETELAEVAVIADSPTPVPPCGGCRQKLAEFGAKDTPVTLGTLSGATLKTTIGDLLPGQFDKSHMDNA, from the coding sequence ATGACGCTTCTCGATGCTGCGCGCAAGGTGCGCGAAAATGCCTATGTGCCCTATTCCAACTTCAAGGTCGGGGCGGCGCTACGCACGGCCTCGGGAACGGTCTATGTGGGCGTGAATGTCGAGAACGTGGCCTATCCCGAAGGCACCTGCGCCGAAGCGGGCGCGATTGCGGCAATGGTCGCGGCAGGCGAGACCGAGCTGGCCGAAGTCGCTGTCATTGCCGATAGTCCGACGCCCGTCCCGCCCTGTGGCGGCTGCCGCCAGAAGCTGGCCGAATTCGGCGCCAAAGACACGCCGGTTACGCTGGGCACGTTGTCGGGTGCCACGCTGAAGACGACAATCGGCGATCTGCTGCCCGGCCAATTCGACAAGAGCCATATGGACAACGCCTGA
- a CDS encoding thymidine phosphorylase codes for MDARRVIETVRDGCGLSVEAAEWFTRGLVDGSVGDAQAGAFAMAVLCRGIGTSGRVALTEAMRDSGRVMRWDLGGPVVDKHSTGGVGDCTSLLLAPALAACGAYVPMISGRGLGHTGGTLDKLEAIPGYTVNPDEESFRDLVAAVGCAIIGANDRIAPADKRLYAIRDISGTVESIDLITASILSKKLAVGLDALVLDVKTGSGAFMAGHDQSLGLAQALVDTANGAGCRTSALITDMNQPLSFAAGNALEIIEVMETLTGNQVNEALWDVVSALGGEALLLAGLAKTADEGSARIDAALESGRAAEVFGRMVAGLGGPNDFVEHYLDRLPSVPVMRPVPAPRRGYIARIDTRALGETVVQLGGGRMNAGDRINPGVGLSSLAMIGEDREPNEPLAMVHAATPEAAERAVARVQAAYQLSDSRPEEPPLIHERLA; via the coding sequence ATGGATGCGCGCCGTGTGATCGAGACGGTCCGCGATGGCTGTGGCCTGAGCGTGGAGGCCGCTGAATGGTTCACTCGCGGGCTGGTGGACGGCTCGGTTGGAGATGCGCAGGCAGGGGCCTTTGCGATGGCTGTCCTGTGTCGCGGGATCGGCACCTCGGGACGGGTGGCGCTGACCGAGGCCATGCGCGACAGCGGCCGCGTCATGCGCTGGGATTTGGGCGGGCCGGTGGTCGACAAACATTCGACAGGCGGTGTGGGTGATTGCACCTCGCTCCTGCTGGCACCGGCGCTTGCGGCCTGCGGCGCCTATGTGCCGATGATTTCGGGACGGGGTCTGGGCCATACGGGCGGCACGCTCGACAAGCTGGAGGCCATTCCGGGCTATACGGTCAATCCCGACGAAGAAAGCTTCCGCGATCTGGTGGCCGCGGTCGGCTGTGCGATTATCGGCGCCAATGACCGGATCGCGCCCGCAGACAAGCGCCTTTATGCGATCCGCGACATCTCCGGCACAGTGGAAAGCATCGACCTGATCACCGCCTCGATCCTGTCGAAGAAGCTGGCGGTGGGGCTTGATGCACTGGTGCTGGATGTGAAAACTGGCTCGGGCGCGTTCATGGCGGGGCATGACCAGTCCCTCGGTCTGGCGCAGGCGCTGGTCGATACGGCCAATGGCGCGGGCTGCCGCACCTCGGCGCTGATCACCGATATGAACCAGCCTTTGTCCTTCGCGGCCGGCAATGCGCTCGAGATCATCGAGGTGATGGAAACGCTGACCGGCAATCAGGTCAATGAGGCGCTGTGGGATGTGGTCTCGGCCCTGGGTGGCGAGGCTTTGCTGCTTGCGGGGCTGGCCAAGACAGCCGATGAGGGATCGGCGCGGATTGATGCCGCACTCGAGAGCGGGCGCGCGGCCGAGGTCTTCGGGCGGATGGTGGCTGGGCTTGGCGGGCCCAATGATTTCGTCGAACATTATCTCGACCGGCTGCCCTCTGTGCCGGTAATGCGTCCTGTGCCGGCACCGCGCCGTGGCTATATCGCGCGGATCGACACGCGCGCCTTGGGCGAGACGGTGGTGCAGCTGGGCGGCGGGCGGATGAATGCGGGCGATCGCATCAATCCGGGCGTCGGCCTGTCGAGCCTTGCGATGATCGGCGAGGACCGCGAGCCGAACGAGCCGCTGGCGATGGTTCATGCCGCCACCCCCGAGGCCGCCGAACGCGCGGTTGCGCGGGTGCAGGCTGCCTATCAGCTGAGCGACAGCCGCCCCGAAGAGCCGCCGCTGATCCATGAGAGGCTTGCCTGA